In Amphiura filiformis chromosome 1, Afil_fr2py, whole genome shotgun sequence, the following are encoded in one genomic region:
- the LOC140157988 gene encoding arachidonate 12-lipoxygenase, 12R-type-like, whose translation MINQWKARFLPHLTGSWTHSLQTTGNIYKVPILSFAEPQSVKRYLNSVKKNRWSDLDEMFAEQRLIGTNPVVIRRVTSYDDIKNSIRVEADEHLPYMEEGCTVQTAIDGKRLYMVDYTDILSVLPCKNGMITAPIALFFVTEKKKLMPVAIQLFKRHLDCKDDSDNPVFKPDNANPYTWLLVKMWFNNADASYHQSVSHLGFTHLLMESMYLALRQTMETVSISHPLYRLMAPHFLYTLQINKQAWDLLISEGGSFDIVMTIGVKGLLEIVRRRYEGFRSCAPWKLDKEGNLEEDIKDRGVGLKYPDSDEYYLPNYTFRDDALDLYRIIKEYVTAVVEHYYAKETDTLENDHEIQAWAKMLNKKCNKEKLSEGGCGIKGIPTKTVETSYGCWDEPDADDANCQTKEERVGHFSTADQVISVVTSIIFTGSVGHAAVNFRQYEEYGFPLNYPSLLHGAPPRNKDIRSEEDILQVLPTKEQTLLSMKISNLLSQHGDPDLNYLSDFEKQYQYDPVGTEAAAKFKSAIDKQIVKITRRSEDFVIRQLEGDPDAIPEIDYNILNPKFIPNSISI comes from the exons ATGATTAACCAATGGAAAGCAAGATTTTTGCCCCATCTCACGGGATCGTGGACTCACTCTTTGCAAACAACAGGAAACATATACAAAGTTCCTATTCTATCTTTCGCCGAGCCACAG TCTGTGAAGCGGTATTTGAATTCTGTCAAGAAGAACCGTTGGAGCGATTTGGATGAGATGTTTGCTGAACAAAGGCTGATTGGTACGAACCCCGTGGTTATACGACGTGTCACGTCATATGACGACATCAAAAACTC TATTCGAGTGGAGGCTGACGAGCACCTGCCATATATGGAGGAGGGATGTACCGTACAAACCGCAATCGACGGTAAACGCCTGTACATGGTAGACTACACGGACATTCTGAGTGTCTTGCCCTGTAAAAACGGAATG ATCACAGCTCCGATAGCACTCTTCTTTGTAACTGAGAAGAAGAAGTTGATGCCTGTCGCCATTCAGCTGTTCAAACGGCACCTCGATTGCAAGGATGATAGCGACAACCCG GTTTTCAAACCCGACAACGCCAATCCATATACGTGGCTTCTAGTTAAGATGTGGTTCAATAATGCAGATGCATCTTATCATCAATCTGTGTCTCATCTTGGATTTACTCATCTACTCATGGAATCCATGTACCTTGCGCTACGtcagaccatggag aCCGTGTCCATATCACATCCATTGTACCGTCTGATGGCACCACACTTCCTATACACACTCCAAATCAACAA GCAAGCGTGGGATTTACTCATAAGCGAAGGGGGATCTTTTGATATTGTGATGACTATTGGCGTGAAAGGATTGTTAGAAATTGTCCGTCGTAGATACGAAGGGTTTCGGAGCTGTGCACCATGGAAGCTAGATAAGGAAGGCAATCTTGAGGAAGACATTAAAGATAGAGGAGTAGGACTGAAATACCCGGATTCAGACGAATACTACCTACCCAACTACACGTTCCGTGACGATGCCCTGGATTTATATAGAATCATCAAGGAATATGTGACGGCAGTGGTTGAACACTACTATGCTAAAG AAACGGACACGCTGGAAAATGATCATGAGATTCAAGCATGGGCAAAAATGCTAAACAAGAAATGCAACAAAGAAAAACTTAGCGAGGGAGGATGTGGAATAAAG GGTATCCCAACTAAAACTGTGGAAACGTCTTATGGATGTTGGGACGAGCCAGACGCAGACGACGCAAACTGTCAAACGAAGGAGGAAAGAGTTGGCCATTTTTCCACAGCAGACCAAGTAATAAGCGTCGTCACGTCGATCATCTTCACAGGCAGTGTCGGTCATGCTGCTGTCAACTTCCGACAATACGAAGAATATGGATTCCCGCTAAACTACCCGAGTTTGCTACATGGGGCCCCTCCAAGGAACAAG GACATAAGATCTGAGGAGGATATTCTGCAAGTATTACCAACCAAAGAACAAACCCTTTTAAGCATGAAGATCTCGAACTTGTTAAGTCAGCATGGTGATCCCGATTTGAATTACCTCAGTGACTTTGAGAAACAATACCAATATGATCCTGTGGGGACAGAAGCAGCTGCGAA GTTCAAATCAGCTATCGACAAACAAATAGTGAAGATAACTAGGCGAAGCGAGGATTTCGTCATCCGACAGCTCGAGGGTGATCCGGACGCTATACCTGAGATAGACTACAACATACTAAATCCCAAATTCATCCCTAATTCTATaagcatttga